In Sulfurimonas sp. hsl 1-7, the genomic window AAGGATTGAGCATCTCTTCATAATCAATGATGTTGTTCTCAATCAAGTTTGAACCGTCTTCTAAAAGTGAACGGTTTTTAATACGCTCATACTCATCTAAAGAGATAAGATCAATAAGTGTATTCATCTCACGAAGCGAAATATCTGTTGAGCTGTACTCTTCACGTAACAGGGCAATAAAGATCACCTGCTCATAGTTGTTCATCTTCTTTTGTTTAAAAAAGCGGTCAAGTACAAGTTCCTCATCTGTTTGTGAAACTCTCTCCTCTATCCTTTTCTCTAAAAGCTGCAGTTTGTTTTGAAGTCTGTCAATCCCTACAGAGTGTTCGTGCACATTTTGACGAATCACACTCATCTTTTGATAGAGCTCGATTCTAAAAAACTGATCTTGGAGATACTCAAGATGATCGGCATACGGTTTTACTTCCGGAAGATCAAGATCAAGTGAGCCGTCTTGTAGCAGTTTAAAAAATGAAGATGTAAGACCCACTGCACCGTTTAACAACTCTAACGGTGTCACGTCTGCAATCTTGATCGGAGTAAAACTTTGCTGGTGCAGCCATCCTAGTTCCAGTAAGTTTTTGACAGACTGTAAGTTGTCCAAATATTCATAGTTTGTATGTGTGTAAAGATCTTGTAAAAGTTGAAAAACCAAGACGTCGTCTTGCCCTTCAACATATTTTTTTACCACGTAACGAAGCATTTTTGCTTCCTCTACACTACATTTGAGATGTATATATATCCCACTCTTTTCGACATCTTGTGTGTTTAAAAAGTCTGCTAGTATTTTCAAAAATATCCTTAAAATTTATATCCCAGTCCTGCTGAGATAAGTATAACATTTCCTTCGGTAAATTCACCGTCAAGGTCATCATTTTGCACTGTTCTGTTTTTATGCATAGAGTATAGTGCAGAAACTCCAAAATCAAAAGTTTCATTTATTCTATATCTTCCCCCTAAGGCTACTGATGTAGTATCTGTATCGGGAAGTTCAAAACCTAATGTTTTTTCAGGAGCCGGTGTCTGGTCTATTACTAAACCTGCCATTATAGTCAAATCAGTTAACTCTTGAGTAACACCTACACGAAAAGTATTTGTATCTTTCCAATCTTTCTCTATCGAATCTCCAAAGACAACATTAGCCGTAGGATCTTCAAAACTAAAGTCTAAAGAGTTGTATGCAGACCAGAAAGTTTTTTCATATACAACCTCAATTGTTGTAGCACTCGGCAATGTATATGCAGCTGCGATACTAAAAGCTGCCGGCAGCGGTACACTCACATCTACACCTCCGTTATTGACAGTAAGAATTCTTGTCGTATTTCCGTTCACATTAAGGTTTATGTTTGAGCGATACGTTACACCCAATTCTAAATCTGATGTAGGCTGATACGCCAATGCAAGATTATATCCATAATCTGTACTATCACCTTCCATGTCATAATACGCGTTATTCACTACACCTTTTGTATCTATAACTCTAAAACCGGCGGCAAATCCCAACTTGTCAGTTACTTCAAATGCTACTGTCGGATTTATTTCTACAATCTCCAATGTAAACTCTTCGGCAAAATTCTTTGCAGGAGCGCTCTGCCATCTTTTTGAGAGTCCGCCGGGGACTACAACACTTACACCGATTCTTGCTCCGTTATCTCCAAGTTTTGGAGATACATAATGCAATGAAGGTATTAAAAAATTCTCTTTTGTAGATTCTAAACTATATGGTCCAGTGCCACTTACAGTACCATCATACTTCACTTTATCAAGTCCGATATACATAAGGTTGACTTCAAGATTATTTGTATCTTTCATAAAGACCATCTTTGCCGGATTGTAATATGAAGCATCTGCATTCTCATGATTGTGAGCTATATTTGCAGCTCCTAATGCTACTGCATTTGAAGAAGTCTCAGGTATTTTATACCCACCTGCCATAAGTGCCGTTGCTGTAATAATTAACAATAATCCCACTTTTTTCATCTACTTATAGTCCTTTTTTTGTATTGTTTTAACTTATATTACAAAAATCAACCTTAATCAATAAAAGAGTATAAAAGTGCGATCTCATCTTTCCAGATAGATTCATCAATCGTTTCAAGAACAAGTGGAATGTCATCCATTCTCTCATCATTCATGATAAATCTAAATGCATCAAGACCTATCTCCCCTTGACCTAAAGAGTGGTGTCTGTCAACACGGCTTCCAAGCGGCGGCTTCGAATCGTTAATGTGCATACCGCTTAAATATTCTCTTCCTACAATTTTGTCAAAATCACCCCAAGTTTTATCGTACGCTTCGCGAGTTCTGATGTCATACCCTGCTGTGAACATATGACAAGTGTCAATACAAACACCCACACGGCTCTTATCTTCAACTTTCTCGATAATACGCGCTAGATGCTCAAACTTATACCCCAGGTTTGTCCCCTGTCCGGCCGTGTTTTCGATCACCGCTTTTACACCGCTTGTTTTGTCAAGTGCGATGTTGATAGATTCTGCGATCACATCCAGACACTCATTTTCCACTTTTTCTACATACTCTGGGTCTTTTTTCTCTTTAGCAGAGAGTTTTACGAGATGGCTTCCCGGGTGAAAGTTTAATCTATCAAGTCCTAAAATCTCACAACGCTGTAATTCGTCTATGAAAGCTGTACGACTTTTTTGGAGTTTTTCCTCTTCGGGATGTCCGAGATTAATCAGGTATGAATCGTGAGGCAATATATGTTTTGGCTGGATTCCAGATGCTTCTAAAGTTTTAAACCAAGTATCTAACGTCTTAGCATCAAAAGGTTTAGCATCCCATCTTTTTTGATTTTTTGTAAAAAGTGCAAATGCTTTTGCCCCTATCTCCTGTGCATTTGTGATTGCATTAAAAACTCCGCCGCTTGCACTCGTATGTGCCCCTACAAATTTCGCCATTAGTTTACATCCTTTATCTTTATAAATATTTTGTTTTTTCTGTCTTTGAAATAGATTTCATCTAACTCCACTTTATATACAATATCTACACCGCTGCTTTGAATAATTTGCACAAATCCAATATCTGTTTTAATCAAATTTTTTTTATCAAAAATCGGCTCGCCTAAAAAAACATTTTTAAGGAGATCATCCGGGTATGCCGATGAGAGATACTCCTCATTAAAAGAGGACTTTCTCATACACCCTTCCCCGTCGATACATATCATACCGTCAATAGAGATCTTTTTAAACGCTTTACCCACAACGTAGAGATCGATCTCCACGCTCTCTTTTCCCTGACCTATATACCCGAGATCGGAAAAGCGGATATTTTTCGTTTTAAAAACAACCATTTTAGAACTTTTTTCAAGTTGTTTAACACTACAGGCACTGAAAAAGAGAACTAAAAAGATAAGTAGATATTTCATAAAATAGTGTACTTCCAAAGAAATTTTTCCAAATTATAGTAAAATTTTTGCAAATTGACATAAAACAAAAAGTTACCCTTTTTTTTTCATATTATTCTATTTATGAAGATCCATATAGATATAGACTGCTTTTTTGTCAGTGCCATCCGCACCATTGATCCAAGCCTTGAACACAAAGCCGTAGCTATCGGTGGACGCAGTGATACCAAAATATTTAATACCGAAGCAAAAAATCAAACCGTAAACTTTGCAAACAGCGGCAGTTTTGTTCCGACATTTTTTAAAGCGTATGAGGAAAAAGATGATGACCTTGATGCTTTTAGGGACAGTGACGGTAAGGTTCGCGGTATACTTACAACATCAAGTTATGAAGCACGTGCATACGGTGTTAAAACAGCAATGCGCATAGAAGATGCTCTGCAACTCTGCCCCCATCTTATTATCAAAGCACCCAATATGAGTTTGTATCAGGAGCTTTCCCATAAACTCCATGAATATCTTAACCTCAAAATCCCGCTGATCGAACAAGCGAGCATAGATGAGTTTTACGGAGATCTCGGTGGATGGATCGAAGATGAGGATGTCCCTCAGTTTATAGACACACTGCGTCATGAGATAAAAAAAGATATAAAACTTCCCGTCTCGATAGGTGCCGCGAAAACCAGATATATTGCAAAACTCGCTACAACCTATGCAAAACCTTTTGGTTCAAAAACGATCTACCCTTGGGATTTTGATCAGTTTGTAAACCCCATAAAGGTAGAAGATTTTGCAGGAGTGGGAAGAAGCATGAGAGAAAAACTTCACGCCGTACAGATCCATACACTCGGAGAACTGCGACAAAGAAGAGGTACTTTAGAATCCTGGGGACCTTATGCCAAAGAGCTCTATAAACGTGTAAACGGAGAGGTCGATGCTCCCATACAGACAAAGAGGGAGAGAAAATCGATCGGGATCTCACGCACTATTGAACCGCTGTTTGACAGAGAAGAGTTGCGAAGAAGGATCCATATCTTGGCAAGGCATCTAAGTTTTGCGATTATGAAACTTGATGTTATTCCCACCGTATTTCATCTCTCTATTGCTTATGAGCTTAACAAAAAAACTCGTGCAAGCCTTTCAATGGCGGAAGTGTTCACAGACAAAAAATTTGATCGCATCTGTGTAGAACTCTTTAATGAAGCAGATACACAGAAACGATTACGTGTGATCAGACTCAGTATCCAAGCGGGCAGTTTTACGAAACACTCAAAAAAAGAGCTCTCACTCATAGGTTTTGATGATGAACAAAAGATGCATAAACTTACACGTTCCTCTCAGGTTTTACGGGAGAAGTATGGACTGGATGCTATAAAATGGGGCAGTGAACTGTAAAAATATAGATTTCTTGTGCTAAAATACCTCTATGACAAACTTGAGGCTGTTAGAGCAATTTCGCTCATTTTATTTTAAAAATTACCCTGATGATATGGAGACACAGATATCTTACTTTTCAGTTTTTGGCGGACTGGACTGGCAAATAGATACGACAAAAGATCTCAAAGAGCTTATCCAAACATTAGTTTTAGAAAACTTTGAATCACTTCATGAGAAGATCGAAGAGTTTACACTCGGAAACAAAGAGTATAAAAGACTTCTTCGCTCTTTAGCAGTTGGTGATCGAAGAATCTTTTCCGCTTTTAACAGAGCTGGTCTTAACAACAGTAACGGTGGTGCTGCGATCAACTATCTTCAAGAGAAAGGGTTGATCGAGATGGAATATTCCCGTGAAAAACACCCAAGAGAAGACTCACCCAATGCAAAGCTAAAACGTGCAGATGCAAGACATAGAATCTCCCATAAAGTATTTTTCACCTACCCTTTTATACGTTTTTGGTTCTATTTTATAAGTCCCAACATCAGAGCGATTAAAGAGGGAGATTTTGAAAAAGTACTCGATGAGTTTGAACAAAAACACAACTCCTATACAAGCTTAGTGTATGAAGAGCTTTCAGAACTTCTGCTAAACTATAACTTAAGAGATGCTCATATTATCAGTTCTGGGAGTTACTGGGATGCTAATGTTGAAATAGATATCTTGACTGTGACAAAAAACGGCAGAATTTATGTCGGTGAATGTAAATGGACCAATCATAAGGTAAATAAAAAAGAGCTTCATAAAATTCGGGATAAGTGTGAAAAACTCAACCTCATCCCTACTCAAATCGTCTTATTTTCAAAACGGGGATTTTCTAAAGAGCTTGAAGCGATGCAGGGTGCCGAGCTTGGACTTTATACAAGTGATGATTTTAAAGCCCTTGTAAAAAGCAACTCTAAAGAGTGTGCCCTACCTCACCTTTTTAGCTGACAATTTTCAATGCTTCATACGCTTCTTGAAGCAGTTGGAACTTGTTTGTATAGTGTTCAACCATATGAGGCTCTTCGTGAAAGATCTTATCTGGATGGTACACTTTAGTAAGTTTTTTATAACTTTTCTTCAAGGCATCCTGACTCGCACCTACCGGACACTCTAAAATAGTATAAAACTGTTTTTTACTCTCTTGTTCACTCTCTTTTACGAGATCACCGAAACTATAACTTGCAAAATCACTATAAAGTTTTGACATAAACTTATTATCGAAAGTATATTGGATCTGATAATGCAAAATGTGTCGCTTGTTTAACGCGCGTTCAAGTCTAGCTTTTGCCTTGTAATCACTAACATCTACAACTAAAGAGACATCGGTTCCACGCTCCACATACACTTCAAGTTGTGAGCGCATATAGTTAGTTACCCATGAATTTGGTTTTTCTAAAGAGATTAAGACCGTATTTTTATCGTATGCGTAAAGATTTACTTTCACATTTTCCGGTTCTTCCATTTTATCAAGTTCTATTTTGATCGGTTGAGAACCGAACTTTAACATCGAGCGTAGAAAAAACTGATGATTAAAATCGTGTACTTGTGCATGATGGGCACTGAGTTTATGTAAAAACTCTTCCCTAATCTCTTTTAAAGACTCGTTTCTAAACACTAATACCGCTTTAGGCAAGAACAGCATACCGCGTGTATGATGGTTTAGAAATTCCCTCATCCAAGGTGTATTTAGGGTATCAAACCCTGTAGTAATAAGAATAAGGTTATTGCGCAATACTATATCCATTCTCTCCTACCTATTTTGTTTGATAGAAATTAAAAAGCAAAAACAGTTCCAATTCCTATCTTAAACTTCTCTTCGATTAAGAAAGTATCGGAAAGAACTTTCATCTTCTTTATAGTTTTTTTGAGTATAATTACGACATTAATTTAAGTAGATATATATAAGGACTCTATCTTGCTCGAAAATATGAATGAAAAATGTGCAGTAGTTGGGATTTTTGGTCATGAAGAAGCTTCAAAACTTGCTTACTTCTCGCTCCATTCTCTTCAACACCGTGGTCAAGAGGCCGCAGGAATAAGTTCAGCTGATGGTACAAAAGTTCATACCATCAAAGACCGTGGTTTAGTAATGAAAGTTTTTAACGAAAAAAACTTAGAAACTCTTAGAGGAACAAGTGCTATAGGTCATACAAGATATTCAACTGCAGGGGATGATTCTATCCTTGATGCACAACCTGTTTTTGCAAGATACGATCTTGGCGAAATGGCTATCGTTCATAACGGTAACCTTACAAATGCAGAGGCTGTTAGAAATCAACTTATTGAAAAAGGTGCAATTTTTCAAACATTTATGGATACTGAAAACCTTATCCACCTGATTGCAAAAAGTTCAAAAGAAAAACTTCTTGATCGTATCATCGATGCTGTTGAGAAAATCGAGGGTGCATTTTCACTTGTATTTTTAAGTAGAACAAAAATGTTTGCTATGCGTGATCGCCATGGTTTCCGTCCTTTAAGCCTTGGTCGTCTTGGAAACGGCGGCTATATAGTTGCGAGTGAAACATGTGCGTTTGATCTTGTAGGTGCTACATTTATCCGTGACGTAGAACCGGGTGAACTTTTAGTTTTTGAAGAAGGTAAAGCTCCACAAAGTATCAAGGTATTTGAACCGACTCCAAAACACTGTATCTTTGAGTATGTTTATTTCGCTCGTCCAGATTCAACTGTATTTGGTCAGTCAGTGTATCAAACAAGAAAAGATATGGGTAAAGAGTTAGCGAGAATTGAGCCTATTGAAGCTGATGTTGTTATTCCTGTTCCAGACGGTGGTGTCCCGGCTGCTATCGGATATGCTCAAGAGAGCGGTATCCCTTATGAGATGGGTATTATGAGAAATCACTACATCGGTCGTACATTTATCGAGCCTACTCAAGAGATGAGAGATCTAAAAGTAAAAATGAAACTTTCACCTATGCCTGAAGTGATCAAGGGTAAAAAAGTTATCGTTATCGATGACTCTATCGTACGTGGAACAACTTCAAGAAGAATCGTAAGAATGTTAAAAGAAGCAGGTGCTGCCGAAGTACATATGCGTATCTCTTCTCCACCGACAACTGATCCTTGTTTCTACGGAGTTGATACACCGGACAAAGATAAACTCATTGCAGCAAATATGAGTGTTGATGAGATCTGTAAATATATCGAAGCTGATTCTTTAGCATACCTTGACGAAGCAGCTTTACTTCGCAGTGTAAATGCAAAAGAAGACACATATTGTACAGCATGTTTTACGGGTAACTACATCGTTTAATGTCTTTAAAACAAATATATACATTTGGCGGCTATCTCAAAGACAAATTTGGCTGCAAAGTTTATAAAGTTGGTATAAACATCTCAGGCTTTACATGCCCGAATATAGATGGAACAGTAGCAAAAGGTGGATGTACCTTTTGTGAAAACGACTCTTTTAGTGCAAGTACCGATCAGGTACAAGAACTCAAAGGGTTTCATCTTAACCTCGATTCAAAAGAGAACCCTTTTCTAGAAAAACAGCTACTACAACTTGAACAACAATTTCAAGCTATTTCTGCAAGACAAGCAAAAGAGTACGGAGCTGAAAAATTTCTCGTATATTTTCAATCTTTTACAAATACTTACGCACCCTTTGAAACACTCAAAGCACTTTACGATAAAGCACTTACATTTCCTAATGTAGTAGGTCTTAGTATAGGGACTAGAAGCGACTCTATTACCGATGAAACTTTAGAATATTTATCTGAGCTTGCACGTGAAAAAGAGATATGGATTGAGTTTGGAATTCAGTCTGTATACGATAAAACATTAGACAGAATTAACCGTGGGCATGATAGTGCCAATGTAAAAGAGTGGATATTAAAGTCTAAAAAAGCCGGCTTAAATGTATGCGGTCACTTAATCTTCGGTCTTCCAGATGAGACTCAGGAGATGATGCTAGAGACTGCAAAACAAGCTTATGAATGGGGAATAGACTCCGTAAAATACCATCCGCTTTATGTTGTAAAACGTACAGCATTAGCAAATGAGTATGCACGTGGAGAATTTACTCCGATCACAGAAGAGCTCTATCTCGATACCCTTATAAAAGCGATAGAGATGAAGCCTGCAAATATCAATGTACAAAGAATTACCGCAGGGATTGATGACAACTCTTTGATCGCACCTGATTGGTGCCGTGATAAGAACAAACAAGTTCGACACATAAATGCCGCCCTTAAAAAGATAGGTCTTAAGTATTAGTAGTATTTAAAATACTAATACTTCATCCTCCTCTTGTTACCTACAGAAACATAATATTTTTTAATGCTATAAAACCTTCATTAATTTTCAATCTATTATAAAAAATAATATTTTTTCATAATTTTTTCATCTTGATTTTATATACTATTTCCTGTTAGATTCTATTCTATAAAATACAAAGGGGAATATATGAAGTATGCAACTTTAGGTTCTATAGCACTTACTACACTTCTTGTAAGTGGATTTAGTGGTTGTGGTTCAGATAGTGACACAAGTAGTGTAACAAGCACTACACCGTCTTTAACTGGGTATTATTTAGACTCAGCGGTTGCCGGAGTAGACTACAATACTTCTGGTGGTTATCAAGGTTATACGGGAAGTGATGGCTCATTTAAATTTAATGCGGGAGATAGTGTATCTTTACGATTAGGAGATATTACGCTTAGAAATATCTCTTCTGCAAATCTTACAAACGGTAAAAAGATTATTGAAACAGATGATGCCGTTATTACTTTTCTTCAATCAATCGATGATGACGGAAATGCAACAAACGGTATATCTGTTACCAGTCAAACACGTACAGCAGTTCAAGAGTGGGCAACTGAAAACAGCATCACTTCACTTGAAGTAAATGCGACACACTTAATAGGTGCAAATGAACTGCAAACAAAACTTCAGGCAAACGATTTAAATCAGACACAGATCAAAACAATAGAAGAAGCTCGTACCCATTTGGCAGCTACATTAGCAGCAGAACCAGATGCAAAAATTTTATATACTGATTATAAAGGTGAGACGAGAGAGGCTTTATCGAGTGCTGCAGCTGCAGAGTACCATACAGGTGAAGGTTACGGGCATACATTATTTGACAGTGCAGATAACAAATGTCAAAACTGTCATAATGAACTCTACGATACTTGGAAAGGCTCTATGCACGGAAAATCTTGGTCAGATCCTATTTTCCAAAGTAAATACCAAGACTTTTTACGAACGCAGATCAATAAAATCGGTGAAGATAAGACAAGTGTAGGTGGTATACCATATACTGAAGCGATGGTATCTAAAGTAGCTCTTACATGTGTAAAATGTCATGCTCCGGCAGCTTATTATGCAGGTGACTTCAAAGCTACACTTACAACGCTTCAAACAGGTGCAGATACAACAGCTTTACAAAATGCTCAAGCTAATGATCAAAGCAATCTGGCAACGACAACTACGACTTATGATCCTACACAAGAAGCAAGTGTAGTTGCAGTAAGTCATACAACCGGTACTTTATATAAACTCTCTTACCATGTAGGTCATGAAGCAAACCGTGAAGGGATTAACTGTGCATTTTGTCATAGTATAGAAACTCCAAGATTAATGGGACTAACGCAGGATCCTGCAAGCTATACACTCCTTAAAGATCTACGTGTAGGACCGCATGGACCGGTAAAAGCTGCAGCAGGAACAGCTCTAAACTATAATGTAGATGCAACTGATCCGGATATGAATAAGTTCTTTAGACTTTGGGGACCTGAAAAATATAGTAATCCTGCAAGTACGCCAAAAAATGTAAATGATTACGATATAGCAAAATCTGCTGACGGTAGATACACTATGGCGAGTAAAGATCTTAACGGTACAGACGGAAAAGTACATTATACAGGTGGACCGTTCTATGGACCTTTCGGTGTAACTGGTCTTAGAAATGAAAACAGTACTGATGAGACAAACAGAACTGCTCAAGTACATCCTGATTTTGATTATGCTACAAACAATCATTTTGGAAACAACGGAAAAACATTATGTTTATCTTGTCACCAAAGAAGTGCAGGTGCAGCAGTGCCAAGCGGTGAAGATGGTGCGGGACAATTTATGGAACTATGTTCTACATGGAATGCAGTTACAACCGGAACTGATGATAATATCCAAGATACAGCAACTTCTCCAAAATGTACTAAGTGTCATATGGAGCGTATTGAAGGCAAAGTACTACATCAATGGGCAAGTCCGGATAAACTCTTTACAGACAAAACATTACTTACTTCACACTTCTATGCTGATGACAGTGAAGGATTCGGTGATGAGAACCCTGTTGCAAGTGGATGGTTAAACTCTCATGCATTCCTAGGTGCTAGTAAAACAGGTGGGGATAAAGCAGCAGCTGTCGCTAAAATAAAAAGCGGTTTTAATGCTGATGTTACAACATCTGTTAGCGGTAATATACTAACTGTTACAACTACTATTACAAATAAAACTGCACATATGTTCCCTGGTGCTCATCCTATGAGAAGAACATTAAGCCGTATTATCGTTACAGATGAAAATGGGACTATGTTACCGGTTGTAAGTGCTACGGGAGCATCTACATTTGGAGATATAACAAACAGTGTTGCAACACTTACAGGAAAAACACTTCATAGCAGTGCTGCTAGTTCAGTATCTGTAAACCTAAACGGTAGTGATGCATTAGATTTCCCAGGAAAAGTAGCTGATCTTAACGGTAGTGCAGTATCAAGTCAAAAGTTTACTGCTGAAAATGTTACGATAACTGGAGCAGATACAACTATTGCAAATCAATATATTGATGGTACAGATACTAAAGGTACCGTATTTAATGCTGCAATCATTAACAGTACTGATACGACAAACTTTACTCGTATCTATGGACATGAAACAGGTAAAAAGTATGATTTAGATAATAATACTTCTACACCTACGGTATTTGTAGTACGTCCTGGATTTGATTCAAACATGGTAGAAAGTGATAACCGTTTAAGTCCAAATGAGACTGAGACATACACACTTACTTATGATATCTCTGGAAAAACAGGCGTATCGACTACATACAAAGTTTACTATATGCAAAAAGGTGCAAACGGTAAATTCTTAACAGGTGCAGATGGTTGGTTAGACCAAGCATTAAGCGATAGTAAAAAACTTCTAGTTACAGAAGTATTTAGCAAAACAGTTACGGAGAATTAATTCTCCGTAACTACCCCTCCTGCCCTTCAAAAGTAATTACAGTATAAAACAATCCATCTTTCTCATACGCATCGTATGTATACTCTAATTTATCTGCAAGTCTTTTAATAAGCTTTGTTCCAATGTGGGAACTAAAAAGTAACTCATCACTTTTATTGTCTATCTCATTTACGATTTTCAGTTGATGTTTTTTGGCATCTACATAAGTGTTGATCGTTGTTCCGTTTTTCGTATGCATAAAAATATTTTCAAATATAGCCTGCATCACTCTGCCAATCGCTTCTTTATGAATGTAAAGAGAAAAATCTTCTTGCAGGTTTGAGATC contains:
- a CDS encoding multiheme c-type cytochrome, producing the protein MKYATLGSIALTTLLVSGFSGCGSDSDTSSVTSTTPSLTGYYLDSAVAGVDYNTSGGYQGYTGSDGSFKFNAGDSVSLRLGDITLRNISSANLTNGKKIIETDDAVITFLQSIDDDGNATNGISVTSQTRTAVQEWATENSITSLEVNATHLIGANELQTKLQANDLNQTQIKTIEEARTHLAATLAAEPDAKILYTDYKGETREALSSAAAAEYHTGEGYGHTLFDSADNKCQNCHNELYDTWKGSMHGKSWSDPIFQSKYQDFLRTQINKIGEDKTSVGGIPYTEAMVSKVALTCVKCHAPAAYYAGDFKATLTTLQTGADTTALQNAQANDQSNLATTTTTYDPTQEASVVAVSHTTGTLYKLSYHVGHEANREGINCAFCHSIETPRLMGLTQDPASYTLLKDLRVGPHGPVKAAAGTALNYNVDATDPDMNKFFRLWGPEKYSNPASTPKNVNDYDIAKSADGRYTMASKDLNGTDGKVHYTGGPFYGPFGVTGLRNENSTDETNRTAQVHPDFDYATNNHFGNNGKTLCLSCHQRSAGAAVPSGEDGAGQFMELCSTWNAVTTGTDDNIQDTATSPKCTKCHMERIEGKVLHQWASPDKLFTDKTLLTSHFYADDSEGFGDENPVASGWLNSHAFLGASKTGGDKAAAVAKIKSGFNADVTTSVSGNILTVTTTITNKTAHMFPGAHPMRRTLSRIIVTDENGTMLPVVSATGASTFGDITNSVATLTGKTLHSSAASSVSVNLNGSDALDFPGKVADLNGSAVSSQKFTAENVTITGADTTIANQYIDGTDTKGTVFNAAIINSTDTTNFTRIYGHETGKKYDLDNNTSTPTVFVVRPGFDSNMVESDNRLSPNETETYTLTYDISGKTGVSTTYKVYYMQKGANGKFLTGADGWLDQALSDSKKLLVTEVFSKTVTEN